The window GGGAAAAGCAACCAATATATACATTCATCACGTTCCAACGGGCAACTCCCGAAAAGTTACTGATTTCGGAGACTGCGATCGTGCCGATCTGTTTGTAGTGTCAACTTCCTTGTAGTATGAGGCTCCCCCCAATCCCTAATACACAAATAGGAAAAACGTGCTTACCGCGTGCTCAGTCAGCAAGGTGTTGCGCTGACCTCTCTACTGGGTGGTGATGACCTGAAACCGGAGACCGTTAAAACTCAGCACTACGCCTTCCCAGGTGATCTCCTCAAGTAACAATCCCTTGTCAATCCACTGGCCCTGGCGCTTGATCTGGTTATTGACAATAATCATCCGTTTTTCGGGCTGTTCTGAATAGGTATGGGCTGCAAAACGAAGATTGGGGATATCTGTGCGGACATCAGCCGGGAGTTCGCTTAAATAAGGCAGGCTGTCTCTGGGGATAATTTTTTCATCCGTGTTTTCAGAAGAAGTCTCTTTGGCCGGGGTAATGGGTGCAGGTTGCAGGGTTACATCCGGCTGTTGTATTGGCTGCTCCTTTGGCTCATCGGCAATGGAGGGCGAATTGCCAGTGGCTTGCCGGGCAATGGGTTGTTCGGTGATTTGGGTCTTTGGTGTGGGTTGTTCGATAATCTGGGTCTTCGGTGTGGGTTGTTCAGTAACCTGGGGCTTCGGTTCGGGTTGTTCAGTAACCTGGGGCTTCGGTACGAGTTGCTCAGTAACCTGAGTCTTCGGTGTCGATTGTACTATTTTTTGAGCCGTATTTTTTTGAACTGCCGGGATTTTCTCGGCGGCCGTCGCAGAATCTTTTGAGGTTATCTGCAGGGAGAAAGGCAGATAGGGAACGACATACCAAAAGATAGCGCCTGAGGATACGACGAAGACTGTGGTCAGCAGCACAACCCACAACGTTTTGGGCTTTTTTTTCCGCCTTTTGCTGAACTCCGGATAGACCGAGTGTCGGCTCTGCAAGTCTGGGATGGTGCCCTGCTGCCGCTCGTTGTCAGATTTTTTCAGTG of the Desulfosediminicola ganghwensis genome contains:
- a CDS encoding general secretion pathway protein GspB, whose amino-acid sequence is MSYILDALKKSDNERQQGTIPDLQSRHSVYPEFSKRRKKKPKTLWVVLLTTVFVVSSGAIFWYVVPYLPFSLQITSKDSATAAEKIPAVQKNTAQKIVQSTPKTQVTEQLVPKPQVTEQPEPKPQVTEQPTPKTQIIEQPTPKTQITEQPIARQATGNSPSIADEPKEQPIQQPDVTLQPAPITPAKETSSENTDEKIIPRDSLPYLSELPADVRTDIPNLRFAAHTYSEQPEKRMIIVNNQIKRQGQWIDKGLLLEEITWEGVVLSFNGLRFQVITTQ